Proteins from a single region of Candidatus Zixiibacteriota bacterium:
- a CDS encoding sigma-70 family RNA polymerase sigma factor, whose amino-acid sequence MSEIEIVRRAQAGDFEAFTELVNAHKDKLYAFVRKLTGDPEDTNDIVQETFLKAIDKIDQFRGEASFGTWLTSIALNQARAMFAKRRQADLRPLEEYLPAGTSSGPNPLENAALFDWRDPHTELEAAEITRLVEEGLAEIPFVYREAFLLRYVEEMSVKEVAAAIGQSEAATKSRILRARLALRDFLSKRFEANYGEKVRKFH is encoded by the coding sequence ATGAGTGAAATTGAAATTGTCAGGCGGGCTCAGGCCGGAGACTTTGAGGCGTTTACTGAACTGGTCAACGCGCACAAAGACAAATTGTACGCGTTCGTTCGAAAGTTGACCGGCGACCCCGAGGATACGAACGACATCGTACAGGAGACCTTTCTCAAGGCGATTGACAAGATCGACCAGTTTCGAGGTGAGGCGTCATTTGGTACCTGGTTGACCAGTATTGCGTTAAATCAGGCACGGGCGATGTTTGCGAAACGGCGACAGGCCGACCTGAGACCGCTTGAGGAGTACCTCCCGGCAGGCACATCGAGCGGGCCGAACCCGCTGGAGAATGCAGCGTTGTTCGACTGGCGTGATCCGCATACGGAGCTCGAAGCGGCGGAGATCACCCGCCTGGTCGAAGAGGGTCTGGCAGAGATACCGTTCGTGTATCGAGAGGCATTTTTACTGCGTTATGTCGAAGAGATGTCAGTCAAAGAGGTTGCGGCCGCCATCGGCCAGTCCGAAGCCGCCACCAAGTCCCGTATCCTACGGGCTCGACTGGCGCTCCGCGACTTCCTCTCCAAACGGTTCGAGGCGAATTATGGCGAGAAAGTGCGAAAATTTCATTAG
- a CDS encoding zf-HC2 domain-containing protein, whose translation MADFIDGEMPSELCDEIEKHIGQCNNCRIMVDTMRQTVHLCREGKEEKLPPAIEAKLIGLLKARWDKKFGHS comes from the coding sequence TTGGCTGATTTTATCGACGGTGAGATGCCGTCGGAGCTTTGTGACGAGATCGAGAAGCATATCGGTCAGTGCAACAACTGCAGGATTATGGTCGACACGATGCGGCAGACGGTGCACCTTTGCCGCGAAGGGAAAGAAGAGAAGCTTCCCCCAGCCATCGAGGCAAAGCTGATTGGCCTCCTTAAGGCTCGATGGGACAAGAAGTTCGGCCACTCCTGA
- a CDS encoding MMPL family transporter, with product MRQALTEFSIKRPWIVIGLAVIVTAFFAMQFPNIKIDTDPENMLPTEEPVRVFYQNVKADFALYDFIAVGVVAPGGAFTPDLLNRIYRITAEIEDIDGVITRDIMAPSTVDDIRQGEGGVLIIEPLMGEEIETQAAADYIFSRIQDNPILRGKLASDDGKAIAIFVPIESKDISYRVAGQITEITGRLGGNYTYHIAGLPVAQDSFGAEMFSQMAYSAPAAMIIIMLLLFIFFRKLKIIIAPMIVAIMSVVWAMGLLILNGNTVHIMSSMIPIFLIPISVLNSIHIISEFHDHYKRYKHKDATIRHSIGELFMPMLFTSLTTVAGFASLALTPIPPVQVFGIYVAFGIIVAWFLSLTLNPAIAMLISTKTLRNFGAVDDEHGVLSRIMHGFRGFARSHYRAVVAGSAVVIILAAIGLNMIVVNDNPVKWFKQSHPIRQADVAMNEHLAGTYMNFLVFTADDDDRMKDPEVERYIENIQRDLEKEEIVGATTGLPDIIKKVRYELYGADSSKLSLPDNSDEIAQLLFLFEMSGGDPDDLFKFVTPEYNKANLWVQMSDGDNQAVSKVVRRANDYIASNPPPPGVEVQWSGLPYINIFWQEKMVHGMGSSLASSFLVVLIMMIFLFRSIKWGFISMLPLTITIMAIYAFIGYIGKPYDMPVAVLSALTLGLSIDFAIHFIQRMRMIYERTNDFDQSYHEIFEGAGRAISRNVLVIAIGFVPMLFSDLVPYITVGSFFLAIMLVSGLVTMLLLPSITLTFKKGLFKPGKGSPAHTHADTSAQVS from the coding sequence ATGAGACAGGCGCTCACTGAGTTTTCAATCAAACGTCCCTGGATTGTCATCGGACTCGCCGTCATCGTCACGGCGTTTTTCGCGATGCAGTTCCCCAATATCAAGATTGACACTGATCCTGAGAACATGCTTCCGACCGAAGAGCCGGTGCGCGTGTTTTATCAGAACGTGAAGGCTGATTTCGCCCTGTACGACTTCATTGCGGTGGGCGTGGTAGCGCCAGGCGGCGCGTTCACTCCGGACCTGCTCAATCGCATTTACAGAATCACCGCAGAAATCGAAGATATCGACGGCGTGATTACGCGCGACATCATGGCGCCATCGACGGTTGACGATATCAGGCAGGGCGAAGGCGGCGTATTGATCATAGAGCCGTTGATGGGTGAGGAAATCGAAACCCAGGCGGCCGCCGATTACATTTTCTCTCGCATTCAAGACAACCCGATCCTTCGCGGTAAGCTGGCGTCCGATGACGGCAAGGCGATAGCCATATTTGTACCTATAGAATCAAAAGACATCAGCTACCGCGTGGCGGGCCAGATCACGGAGATTACGGGGCGTCTCGGCGGCAACTACACCTATCACATCGCCGGCCTTCCGGTCGCCCAGGATTCGTTCGGAGCCGAGATGTTCTCCCAGATGGCGTACTCGGCCCCGGCCGCCATGATCATCATCATGCTGCTGTTGTTCATCTTCTTCAGAAAACTGAAGATCATCATTGCGCCGATGATCGTGGCGATCATGTCGGTGGTGTGGGCGATGGGACTGCTCATCCTCAACGGAAACACCGTGCATATCATGTCGTCGATGATCCCGATCTTTCTGATTCCAATCTCGGTGCTCAACTCGATTCACATCATTTCCGAGTTTCACGACCATTACAAGCGCTACAAACACAAGGACGCAACCATCCGGCATTCGATCGGCGAGTTGTTCATGCCGATGCTGTTCACGTCCTTGACGACTGTTGCCGGGTTCGCATCGCTTGCGCTCACGCCGATTCCCCCCGTGCAGGTGTTTGGCATCTATGTCGCCTTCGGCATCATCGTCGCCTGGTTCCTCTCGCTCACGTTGAACCCGGCGATCGCCATGCTCATTTCAACGAAAACCCTGCGCAACTTCGGAGCAGTCGACGATGAACACGGGGTGCTGTCGAGGATCATGCACGGCTTCCGAGGGTTTGCGCGCAGCCACTACCGGGCGGTAGTCGCCGGCTCGGCTGTCGTCATCATTCTGGCGGCCATCGGCTTGAATATGATCGTCGTCAACGACAACCCGGTCAAGTGGTTCAAGCAGTCGCATCCGATTCGCCAGGCCGACGTGGCCATGAACGAACACCTTGCCGGTACCTACATGAACTTTCTCGTCTTTACGGCAGACGACGACGACCGGATGAAAGACCCGGAAGTCGAACGGTACATTGAAAACATCCAGCGTGATCTCGAGAAGGAAGAGATAGTCGGCGCAACCACCGGCCTGCCGGACATCATCAAGAAGGTCCGTTACGAGTTGTATGGTGCTGACTCTTCGAAGCTCTCCTTGCCCGACAATTCCGACGAGATCGCACAGTTGCTGTTCCTGTTCGAGATGTCGGGCGGCGACCCGGACGACCTGTTCAAGTTCGTCACGCCCGAGTACAACAAAGCCAACCTCTGGGTGCAGATGTCCGACGGTGACAACCAGGCGGTTTCGAAGGTCGTTAGGCGCGCCAACGATTACATCGCATCCAACCCGCCGCCGCCCGGCGTGGAGGTCCAATGGAGCGGCCTGCCGTATATCAACATCTTCTGGCAGGAGAAGATGGTTCACGGCATGGGTTCGTCGCTGGCCAGTTCGTTCCTGGTAGTGCTCATCATGATGATCTTCCTTTTCCGTTCCATCAAGTGGGGATTCATCTCGATGCTGCCGTTGACCATCACGATCATGGCTATCTACGCCTTTATCGGCTACATCGGAAAGCCCTACGACATGCCGGTCGCCGTGCTATCGGCGTTGACGCTGGGGCTGTCAATCGACTTTGCCATTCATTTCATCCAGCGAATGCGGATGATATACGAACGAACCAACGATTTCGACCAGTCTTATCACGAGATCTTTGAGGGTGCGGGACGGGCGATCAGCCGCAACGTGCTGGTCATCGCAATCGGATTCGTACCCATGCTTTTCTCCGATCTCGTCCCCTATATCACGGTCGGCAGCTTCTTCCTGGCCATCATGCTCGTTTCAGGATTGGTCACGATGCTGCTGCTGCCGTCGATTACCCTGACCTTCAAGAAGGGTCTCTTTAAACCGGGGAAGGGCTCGCCTGCCCATACGCACGCGGACACCTCGGCCCAGGTAAGCTGA
- a CDS encoding outer membrane lipoprotein-sorting protein codes for MTKSIVLVMAGLFWLGSTASAQHTADDIMKKSHMAYYYAGDDGVAEVTMTLVSKSGKEREREFTMLRLDNEDGGNQMYYTYFKKPSDVARTTFMVHKNAEGNDLRWIYVPTVDLGRPISADDKSSSFVGSDFSYEDVSGRHWSVDTHTLTGESELDGKKVWVVESVPKQEDSFSKKVSYIDQATYLPLQEEYFSKKAELVRRFTSVAIEEVDGFTTMTTRKMENLEKGSHTIVTFSSIDYNVGLNADLFTERYLKNPPREFIK; via the coding sequence ATGACAAAATCCATAGTCCTCGTGATGGCTGGACTCTTCTGGCTGGGATCAACCGCCTCGGCGCAGCATACCGCCGATGACATCATGAAGAAGTCCCACATGGCATATTACTATGCCGGCGATGACGGTGTTGCCGAGGTCACCATGACCCTGGTCAGCAAGTCGGGTAAAGAACGCGAGCGCGAATTCACCATGCTTCGTCTCGACAACGAGGATGGCGGTAATCAGATGTATTACACATACTTCAAAAAGCCGTCGGATGTCGCGCGCACAACTTTCATGGTGCACAAGAATGCCGAAGGTAACGATCTGCGCTGGATCTACGTTCCGACGGTGGACCTGGGGCGTCCGATTTCCGCCGATGACAAGAGTTCAAGTTTCGTCGGGTCTGACTTCTCCTATGAGGACGTGTCCGGGCGTCACTGGAGCGTCGACACCCACACGCTGACCGGCGAGAGCGAACTTGACGGCAAGAAGGTCTGGGTCGTGGAATCGGTTCCAAAACAGGAGGACAGTTTCTCCAAGAAAGTATCTTACATCGATCAAGCTACCTACCTTCCGCTGCAGGAGGAATACTTCAGTAAGAAGGCAGAGTTGGTTCGCCGTTTCACCTCCGTCGCAATTGAAGAGGTCGACGGATTCACGACCATGACGACGCGCAAAATGGAGAACCTCGAAAAGGGAAGCCATACTATCGTAACGTTTTCGTCAATTGACTACAACGTCGGGTTGAACGCGGACCTGTTTACCGAACGTTACCTGAAGAACCCTCCGCGCGAGTTTATCAAGTAG
- a CDS encoding DUF2892 domain-containing protein: MSLENSIRLLAGTLVLLSLALYYFVSPWWLLLTAFVGFNLVQSSLTGFCPAEIILKKLFFGSNRGTGSKSSPEPSR; this comes from the coding sequence ATGTCGCTCGAAAACTCTATTCGCCTCTTGGCAGGCACGCTGGTGTTGCTCTCATTGGCGCTGTACTACTTTGTTTCCCCCTGGTGGCTTCTGCTGACAGCATTCGTCGGATTCAATCTGGTGCAGTCGTCGCTGACGGGGTTCTGTCCGGCCGAAATCATCCTGAAGAAGCTGTTTTTCGGGTCGAATCGCGGGACTGGTTCCAAGTCCAGTCCCGAGCCGAGCCGATAA
- the murQ gene encoding N-acetylmuramic acid 6-phosphate etherase, with protein sequence MSDFEKLIEHLGRLSTEQSNPMTVDIDTLSAQQIVRIINDEDKKVAGIVEQALPSIARAAELFAETLSRGGRVIYIGAGTSGRLGVLDAAECPPTFGTDPSQIMGIISGGYSTLVLSMEGVEDRQDAAVLDLQQNRLGSQDFVIGLAASSRTPYTLAGLAYAKEIGCRTAFIICNKSERLEITPDVLIELPVGPEVITGSTRMKSGTAQKMALNMISTTAMVLLGKTLGNLMVDLQVRSEKLAARSRKILMDLFDISLPDANDLLAQAGGSVKTAIVMKQYGCAKEVAERKLSDAGGFVRRVSR encoded by the coding sequence ATGTCTGATTTCGAAAAACTGATCGAACATCTCGGCCGTCTATCCACCGAGCAGTCCAATCCGATGACGGTCGATATCGATACTCTCTCGGCCCAACAGATCGTCAGGATAATCAACGACGAAGACAAAAAAGTCGCGGGCATCGTGGAGCAGGCACTTCCGAGTATCGCCCGGGCGGCGGAGCTTTTCGCCGAAACTCTCAGCCGAGGCGGACGCGTCATCTATATCGGCGCAGGAACATCGGGTCGGCTGGGCGTTCTCGACGCCGCCGAGTGTCCCCCCACGTTCGGCACCGATCCATCGCAGATTATGGGCATAATCTCCGGAGGATACTCGACTCTGGTGCTGTCGATGGAAGGTGTGGAGGACCGGCAGGATGCCGCCGTACTCGACCTGCAGCAAAACCGTCTGGGGTCACAAGATTTCGTCATCGGACTGGCGGCCTCCTCGCGCACACCATATACGCTGGCAGGGCTGGCGTACGCGAAGGAGATCGGATGCCGGACGGCATTCATTATCTGCAACAAAAGCGAACGGTTGGAGATTACGCCTGACGTTCTGATCGAACTGCCGGTCGGCCCCGAAGTCATAACCGGATCGACTAGAATGAAGTCGGGGACGGCCCAGAAGATGGCGCTCAACATGATCTCTACCACCGCGATGGTCCTGCTGGGGAAAACCCTCGGCAACCTGATGGTCGATTTGCAGGTGCGGTCGGAAAAACTCGCCGCCCGGTCCCGAAAGATACTGATGGATTTATTCGACATCTCGCTCCCTGATGCCAACGACCTTCTGGCGCAGGCGGGGGGATCGGTCAAAACCGCGATAGTGATGAAGCAATACGGTTGCGCCAAAGAGGTCGCGGAGCGTAAGCTTTCCGATGCGGGTGGTTTCGTCCGTCGCGTTTCGCGGTAA